One Verrucomicrobiia bacterium genomic region harbors:
- a CDS encoding redoxin domain-containing protein: protein MSFRRRGWGWIVAGLWMLPAGAEVPTSAGPDDRRPAALAPGHSAHGQAFNEGPRQPARLMPGMPRIEFPVTTTNSRAQRFFTQGVGQWHGFWFLEAERSFRQAAVEDPNCAMAYWGMAMANFPRTNRAPEFIAAAVRLKDGTSRREQLRIEALSEFFKDPEGDEKERRRAYVRALENLVFEFPDDIEAKAFLAFHIWDNSHRGLPISSAQSVESLLKEVFAAQPMHPAHHYRVHLWDGEPDAVAVRALPSAALCGPSGPGIAHLWHMPGHTYNKLKRYEDMAWQQEASVRVDNAHLMRDGVMPDQIHNYAHNSEWLVQTLNYVGRVRDALALARNMIEMPRHPKFNTLDLQTNGVPYEHSGGTAADGRQRLMETLLRYELWEEALGLAETPYLPPTELAEEQARRARLLAVANFALGRTQEGRSQRAVLEQAARHLRRERAARVDAAEARAREEAKSPEDTQKAMSEALRSFQEPLQRVEDFLNELSVLEAMTGPVPSDFTNRLETLKTVSKERLSLLWLGAGDGARAAQLAREAVEAGTNQVQLLANEADVLWRVGKTNEARAAFARLRERSAYLDADLPVFQRLQPVVADLGLHGDWRVPREIRPDVGQCPDLRPDLESLGPYLWTPSPAPGFSLPTADGNTISLGDYRGRPVIVVFYLGHGCIHCLEQLNAFAPAAKDFESAGIQLLAVSADSQEALGRTIEKAREDGGFPFPLVSDGSRDTFRAYRAYDGFEDVPLHGVFLVDGAGRVRWQDIGHEPFTDVTFLLAEARRQLQWPDVVPTPPSNLRAARAE, encoded by the coding sequence ATGTCGTTCCGTCGTCGCGGATGGGGGTGGATCGTGGCCGGGCTCTGGATGCTTCCGGCCGGAGCCGAGGTCCCCACGTCGGCCGGCCCGGATGACCGCCGGCCCGCCGCGTTGGCGCCCGGCCATTCCGCCCATGGACAGGCCTTCAACGAGGGACCACGCCAGCCGGCACGGCTGATGCCCGGGATGCCCCGGATCGAGTTTCCGGTCACGACCACCAACTCCCGGGCGCAGCGATTCTTCACCCAGGGCGTGGGCCAATGGCATGGGTTCTGGTTCCTGGAGGCCGAACGATCCTTCCGCCAGGCGGCGGTCGAGGATCCCAACTGCGCCATGGCGTACTGGGGCATGGCGATGGCGAATTTTCCCCGGACCAACCGGGCGCCCGAATTCATCGCCGCCGCGGTGCGGCTCAAAGACGGCACCAGCCGCCGCGAACAGCTGCGCATCGAGGCGCTGTCGGAGTTTTTCAAGGATCCGGAGGGTGACGAGAAGGAGCGCCGTCGGGCCTACGTGCGGGCCTTGGAAAACTTGGTGTTCGAGTTCCCGGATGACATCGAGGCGAAGGCGTTCCTCGCCTTCCACATCTGGGACAACAGCCATCGCGGACTGCCGATCTCCAGCGCCCAGTCGGTGGAATCCCTGTTGAAGGAGGTCTTCGCCGCGCAGCCGATGCATCCGGCCCACCATTATCGCGTGCACCTCTGGGACGGGGAGCCGGATGCCGTCGCCGTCCGCGCGCTGCCTTCCGCGGCGCTTTGCGGTCCAAGCGGCCCGGGCATCGCGCACCTCTGGCACATGCCGGGTCACACCTACAACAAGCTGAAGCGGTACGAGGACATGGCCTGGCAGCAGGAGGCCAGCGTGCGCGTGGACAATGCCCACCTCATGCGCGACGGGGTGATGCCCGACCAGATCCACAACTACGCCCACAACAGCGAGTGGCTGGTGCAGACCCTGAACTACGTTGGACGGGTTCGCGACGCCCTCGCCCTCGCCCGCAACATGATCGAGATGCCGCGGCATCCGAAGTTCAACACCCTCGACCTCCAGACCAATGGCGTGCCCTACGAGCATTCCGGCGGCACCGCGGCCGACGGACGGCAGCGGCTGATGGAGACGCTGCTGCGCTACGAACTCTGGGAGGAGGCCCTCGGGCTCGCCGAGACGCCGTATCTTCCGCCGACCGAACTGGCCGAGGAACAGGCCCGGCGGGCCCGCCTGCTGGCGGTCGCCAATTTCGCGCTTGGCCGGACCCAGGAGGGGCGCTCCCAGCGGGCCGTCCTTGAACAGGCGGCCCGCCATCTGCGACGGGAGCGGGCGGCGCGGGTGGATGCTGCAGAGGCCAGGGCCCGGGAGGAGGCGAAGTCTCCGGAAGACACCCAGAAGGCGATGTCGGAAGCCCTTCGCTCGTTCCAGGAACCGCTGCAGCGCGTCGAGGATTTCCTGAACGAGCTGTCGGTGCTGGAAGCCATGACCGGCCCCGTCCCATCCGATTTCACGAACCGGCTGGAGACCCTCAAGACCGTGTCCAAGGAACGGCTCTCGCTCCTGTGGCTCGGGGCGGGGGATGGGGCGCGGGCGGCGCAACTGGCGCGGGAGGCGGTCGAAGCGGGAACCAACCAGGTTCAGTTGCTGGCCAATGAAGCGGACGTCCTCTGGCGGGTGGGCAAGACCAACGAGGCGCGCGCGGCCTTCGCCCGCCTGCGGGAACGCTCGGCGTACCTGGATGCCGACCTGCCCGTCTTCCAGCGGCTTCAACCCGTGGTGGCGGATCTTGGACTCCACGGCGACTGGCGGGTGCCGCGTGAGATCCGGCCCGATGTTGGACAATGCCCCGATCTGCGCCCCGATCTGGAATCCCTTGGGCCGTATCTCTGGACGCCCTCCCCGGCCCCCGGGTTCTCGCTGCCCACTGCGGATGGCAACACCATCTCGCTCGGGGATTACCGGGGGCGACCGGTGATCGTCGTCTTTTATTTGGGACACGGCTGCATCCATTGCCTTGAACAGCTCAACGCCTTCGCCCCGGCCGCAAAGGACTTTGAGTCCGCGGGAATCCAGCTGCTCGCCGTGAGCGCCGATTCCCAGGAGGCCCTGGGCCGCACGATCGAAAAGGCCCGGGAAGATGGCGGCTTCCCGTTCCCGTTGGTGTCGGACGGCAGCCGCGACACGTTTCGTGCCTACCGCGCCTACGACGGGTTCGAGGATGTGCCCTTGCATGGCGTGTTCCTCGTGGACGGGGCCGGACGGGTGCGCTGGCAGGACATCGGCCATGAACCCTTCACCGATGTGACCTTCCTGCTCGCTGAGGCGCGACGGCAGCTCCAGTGGCCGGACGTCGTCCCCACCCCGCCGTCCAACCTCAGGGCGGCGCGGGCGGAGTAG